A single region of the Pseudokineococcus lusitanus genome encodes:
- a CDS encoding SDR family oxidoreductase has translation MSRTVIVTASDPGIGKATAVRLARDGFDVGITWHADAEGALGTAEEVRALGRRAEVRRLDLEQLPGAADVVDEPADALGGELRVLVADAGGGGGGPFLDLPSEEWRTRRRVDLDGAFLTLRRAARRMVAQGGGGRLVAVTSVHEHAPRVGASDHVAAEHGLGGLVRTAAVEPAQHGTTVDSVGPGEIATPLTGAEDVDPASEPRPGVPVGRVGSAPETAAVVALLCGDDASCVTGSSFVADGGCCRGGPWPGPA, from the coding sequence ATGAGCCGCACCGTGATCGTCACCGCCTCGGACCCCGGCATCGGCAAGGCCACCGCGGTGCGCCTCGCCCGCGACGGGTTCGACGTCGGCATCACCTGGCACGCCGACGCGGAGGGCGCGCTGGGCACGGCCGAGGAGGTGCGCGCCCTCGGCCGCCGCGCGGAGGTGCGGCGGCTCGACCTCGAGCAGCTGCCGGGGGCCGCCGACGTCGTCGACGAGCCGGCGGACGCCCTCGGCGGGGAGCTGCGCGTGCTCGTCGCCGACGCCGGGGGCGGCGGCGGCGGGCCGTTCCTCGACCTGCCCTCCGAGGAGTGGCGCACCCGCAGGCGGGTCGACCTCGACGGCGCCTTCCTCACCCTCCGGCGGGCGGCGCGACGCATGGTCGCCCAGGGGGGCGGCGGCCGCCTCGTCGCCGTCACGAGCGTCCACGAGCACGCGCCCCGGGTCGGCGCGAGCGACCACGTGGCCGCCGAGCACGGGCTCGGCGGGCTGGTGAGGACGGCGGCGGTCGAGCCGGCGCAGCACGGCACCACCGTCGACAGCGTCGGGCCGGGCGAGATCGCGACGCCGCTGACCGGCGCCGAGGACGTGGACCCGGCCTCGGAGCCCCGCCCCGGCGTGCCGGTCGGACGGGTCGGCTCGGCGCCCGAGACGGCCGCCGTCGTCGCCCTCCTCTGCGGCGACGACGCCTCCTGCGTCACCGGCTCCTCGTTCGTCGCCGACGGCGGATGCTGCAGAGGGGGCCCGTGGCCGGGTCCCGCATGA
- a CDS encoding carbohydrate ABC transporter permease, whose amino-acid sequence MAAHVPSPSASRAAVDASEPRPAQQTYRKHSPLSRPNPLWGVAAWAVGLVFAIPVLWMLLTSFHSEVDAATNPPSLLAPLTLDGYKSFFGNANAFPSLINSATASVVSTLLVLALAIPAAYALSIRPVKKWSDVLFFLLSTRFLPIVAALLPLYLFAVRTGSLDQIGLLIALYTTMNLPIAIWMMRSFLAEVPVEMLEAAQLDGAGLIRTLRSVVAPVAMPGIAATALICFIFSWQELLLARTLTGVVAGTAPVFLTSFVTSQGLFLAQVCAAAVVVSLPVLAAGFAAQDKLVQGLSLGAVK is encoded by the coding sequence ATGGCTGCCCACGTCCCCAGCCCCTCCGCCTCCCGGGCGGCCGTCGACGCGTCGGAGCCCCGGCCCGCGCAGCAGACCTACCGCAAGCACTCCCCCCTGAGCCGGCCCAACCCGCTGTGGGGCGTGGCCGCCTGGGCGGTCGGGCTGGTCTTCGCCATCCCGGTCCTGTGGATGCTGCTCACCTCGTTCCACAGCGAGGTCGACGCCGCCACGAACCCGCCGTCGCTCCTCGCCCCGCTGACGCTCGACGGGTACAAGAGCTTCTTCGGCAACGCGAACGCGTTTCCGTCGCTCATCAACTCCGCGACGGCGTCGGTCGTCTCGACGCTCCTGGTCCTCGCCCTGGCGATCCCCGCGGCGTACGCGCTGTCGATCCGCCCGGTGAAGAAGTGGTCGGACGTCCTCTTCTTCCTGCTCTCGACGCGCTTCCTGCCGATCGTCGCGGCGCTGCTGCCGCTGTACCTCTTCGCCGTGCGCACCGGCTCGCTCGACCAGATCGGGCTGCTCATCGCCCTCTACACGACGATGAACCTGCCCATCGCGATCTGGATGATGCGCTCGTTCCTCGCCGAGGTGCCGGTCGAGATGCTCGAGGCGGCCCAGCTCGACGGCGCCGGGCTCATCCGGACGCTGCGCAGCGTCGTCGCCCCCGTCGCGATGCCCGGCATCGCGGCCACCGCCCTCATCTGCTTCATCTTCAGCTGGCAGGAGCTCCTCCTGGCCCGGACGCTGACCGGCGTCGTCGCCGGCACCGCGCCCGTCTTCCTCACGAGCTTCGTCACGAGCCAGGGCCTCTTCCTCGCCCAGGTCTGCGCCGCCGCCGTCGTCGTCAGCCTCCCCGTCCTCGCCGCCGGCTTCGCGGCGCAGGACAAGCTCGTCCAGGGGCTGTCGCTCGGCGCCGTCAAGTGA
- a CDS encoding HNH endonuclease: MSRRRPPPGDGAVDGPDDREHDALPRTARLARAVEREGGACAWCRRPFTPLVVPTTDHLVPRVRGGPSWLENEVAACSRCNRARGHLGAADWVRECRGRGWDPDVDHLLAVVVELGATTRRRGGHRRARDAAEAQERRLRRLA, translated from the coding sequence CTGAGCCGCCGCCGCCCGCCGCCCGGCGACGGCGCGGTCGACGGGCCCGACGACCGCGAGCACGACGCGCTCCCCCGCACCGCGCGGCTGGCGCGGGCCGTCGAGCGCGAGGGCGGCGCCTGCGCCTGGTGCCGGCGGCCCTTCACCCCGCTCGTCGTCCCGACGACCGACCACCTCGTCCCCCGCGTCCGCGGCGGACCGTCGTGGCTGGAGAACGAGGTGGCCGCCTGCTCGCGCTGCAACCGCGCCCGCGGCCACCTCGGCGCGGCCGACTGGGTCCGCGAGTGCCGGGGGCGGGGGTGGGACCCCGACGTCGACCACCTGCTCGCGGTGGTCGTCGAGCTCGGGGCCACGACGCGGCGCCGCGGCGGCCACCGCCGGGCGCGCGACGCCGCCGAGGCCCAGGAGCGGCGCCTGCGCCGCCTCGCCTGA
- a CDS encoding mannitol dehydrogenase family protein: MTSDTTTGARPLSAATLADPPAGLPVPTYDRSRVTAGIVHFGVGGFHRAHEAMYLDRLMEDGKALDWGICGVGVLPGDRRMADVMAAQDCLYTLVLKHPDGTYEPRVVGSLVEYLFAPDDPEAVLERMADPAVRIVSMTVTEGGYHVHPVTGELDTRDERLRADLEDDVESPTPRTAFAFITEALRRRRDRGVPAFTVMSCDNIQGNGDVAHRMVTAYVRARDERTGGDLADYLEREVTFPNSMVDRITPVTADADREAVRERFGVEDAWPVVAEPFAQWVLEDRFGDGRPPLEEVGVQVVDDVHPYELMKLRLLNASHQALCYLGYLAGHRYAHEVCSEQLFADFLLAYMDDEATPTLQPVPGVDLDAYKPGLVERFANPEVRDTLARLCADSSNRIPTWLVPLTRENLAAGRSVEHAALVIAAWARYAEGVDEQGEPIEVVDADAEGRVAAAKAQLEGDDLAFLRDEDLFGDLAEQEAFTTPYRASLASLHSHGARRTLEEHLARTRA; the protein is encoded by the coding sequence ATGACCTCAGACACCACGACGGGTGCCCGCCCGCTGTCCGCCGCGACGCTCGCCGACCCGCCGGCCGGGCTGCCCGTGCCCACGTACGACCGGTCCCGCGTGACCGCCGGGATCGTCCACTTCGGCGTCGGGGGCTTCCACCGGGCCCACGAGGCCATGTACCTCGACCGCCTCATGGAGGACGGCAAGGCCCTCGACTGGGGCATCTGCGGCGTCGGCGTCCTGCCCGGCGACCGCCGGATGGCCGACGTCATGGCCGCCCAGGACTGCCTCTACACGCTCGTCCTCAAGCACCCGGACGGCACGTACGAGCCCCGGGTGGTCGGCTCGCTCGTGGAGTACCTCTTCGCGCCGGACGACCCCGAGGCCGTGCTCGAGAGGATGGCCGACCCGGCGGTCCGGATCGTCTCCATGACCGTCACCGAGGGCGGGTACCACGTGCACCCCGTCACCGGGGAGCTGGACACGAGGGACGAGCGGCTGCGCGCCGACCTCGAGGACGACGTCGAGAGCCCCACGCCCCGCACGGCCTTCGCCTTCATCACCGAGGCGCTGCGCCGCCGCCGCGACCGCGGCGTGCCGGCGTTCACGGTGATGTCCTGCGACAACATCCAGGGCAACGGCGACGTCGCCCACCGGATGGTGACGGCGTACGTGCGGGCCCGGGACGAGCGCACCGGTGGCGACCTGGCCGACTACCTCGAGCGGGAGGTCACCTTCCCCAACTCGATGGTCGACCGCATCACGCCCGTCACGGCCGACGCCGACCGCGAGGCCGTCCGCGAGCGCTTCGGCGTCGAGGACGCGTGGCCCGTCGTCGCCGAGCCCTTCGCCCAGTGGGTCCTCGAGGACCGCTTCGGCGACGGCCGCCCGCCGCTCGAGGAGGTGGGGGTCCAGGTCGTCGATGACGTCCACCCCTACGAGCTCATGAAGCTGCGGCTGCTCAACGCGAGCCACCAGGCGCTCTGCTACCTGGGCTACCTCGCCGGCCACCGCTACGCGCACGAGGTCTGCTCGGAGCAGCTCTTCGCCGACTTCCTCCTCGCCTACATGGACGACGAGGCGACCCCGACCCTGCAGCCGGTGCCGGGCGTCGACCTCGACGCCTACAAGCCGGGCCTCGTCGAGCGCTTCGCCAACCCCGAGGTGCGGGACACCCTGGCCCGGCTGTGCGCGGACTCCAGCAACCGCATCCCCACGTGGCTCGTGCCCCTCACCCGCGAGAACCTCGCCGCCGGCCGGTCGGTCGAGCACGCGGCGCTCGTCATCGCCGCGTGGGCGCGCTACGCCGAGGGCGTCGACGAGCAGGGCGAGCCGATCGAGGTCGTCGACGCCGACGCCGAGGGCCGTGTCGCCGCCGCGAAGGCACAGCTCGAGGGCGACGACCTCGCGTTCCTCCGGGACGAGGACCTCTTCGGCGACCTCGCCGAGCAGGAGGCGTTCACGACGCCGTACCGCGCGTCCCTCGCGTCGCTGCACTCCCACGGCGCGCGGCGCACGCTCGAGGAGCACCTGGCCCGCACCCGGGCCTGA
- a CDS encoding glycerate kinase, whose protein sequence is MRVVVAVDSFKGSLTTTDAGAAVRAGVLAARPDADVVVLPVADGGEGTTDCLAAAWGTPLRRSVTTDALGRPTTATWALSADGARAVVEVAAASGLPAVADVPADPRGTSTLGTGRLLVEALDAGAEEVLLCLGGSATTDGGAGLLVALGGRLLDADGRDLPPGGGALTALDRVDLSALHPRARGARWRLACDVTNPLLGPRGAAAVYGPQKGAGPDDVAALDAGLARLAAALRGATGVDVADLPGAGAAGGAPAPLVAALGATLEPGAPLVLGEVGLPAALAGGADLVLTGEGSCDEQSVQGKVVDGVAAAVRAAPAAAGAPVVVLAGRVAVAPAVLAAAGVTAAFGLAPGPASLDELRADAAPLLADLAERVVRLVGRDAR, encoded by the coding sequence GTGCGCGTCGTGGTCGCCGTCGACTCCTTCAAGGGGTCCCTCACGACCACCGACGCCGGCGCCGCGGTCCGGGCCGGCGTCCTCGCCGCCCGGCCCGACGCGGACGTCGTCGTCCTCCCCGTGGCCGACGGCGGCGAGGGCACGACCGACTGCCTGGCCGCGGCGTGGGGCACCCCGCTGCGGCGGAGCGTCACGACCGACGCGCTGGGCCGTCCGACCACCGCCACGTGGGCGCTCTCCGCGGACGGCGCCCGCGCCGTCGTCGAGGTGGCGGCCGCGAGCGGGCTGCCCGCCGTCGCGGACGTCCCCGCCGACCCCCGCGGCACCTCGACGCTCGGCACCGGCCGCCTCCTCGTCGAGGCGCTCGACGCCGGGGCCGAGGAGGTCCTCCTCTGCCTCGGCGGCAGCGCGACGACCGACGGCGGCGCCGGCCTCCTCGTCGCCCTCGGCGGCCGCCTCCTCGACGCCGACGGCCGCGACCTCCCGCCCGGCGGCGGCGCCCTGACCGCGCTCGACCGGGTCGACCTGTCCGCCCTGCACCCGCGCGCCCGCGGTGCCCGGTGGCGGCTGGCGTGCGACGTCACCAACCCGCTGCTCGGCCCGCGCGGCGCCGCGGCGGTCTACGGCCCGCAGAAGGGCGCCGGCCCGGACGACGTCGCGGCGCTCGACGCCGGGCTGGCCCGGCTCGCGGCCGCGCTGCGGGGGGCCACGGGCGTCGACGTCGCCGACCTGCCCGGCGCCGGGGCCGCCGGCGGCGCGCCCGCCCCGCTCGTCGCGGCGCTCGGGGCGACCCTCGAGCCCGGGGCGCCGCTCGTCCTCGGCGAGGTCGGGCTGCCCGCCGCGCTGGCCGGCGGCGCCGACCTCGTGCTGACGGGCGAGGGCTCGTGCGACGAGCAGTCGGTGCAGGGCAAGGTCGTCGACGGCGTCGCCGCGGCCGTCCGGGCCGCGCCGGCCGCGGCCGGGGCGCCCGTCGTCGTCCTCGCGGGACGGGTGGCCGTGGCGCCGGCCGTGCTGGCGGCGGCCGGCGTGACGGCGGCCTTCGGCCTCGCCCCGGGCCCGGCGTCGCTCGACGAGCTGCGCGCGGACGCCGCCCCGCTGCTGGCGGACCTCGCCGAGCGCGTCGTCCGCCTCGTCGGCCGGGACGCCCGCTGA
- a CDS encoding carbohydrate ABC transporter permease, translated as MSVDETTARQRTVLQSPAPQQQRTASRRAGWVRRAPLMPALVFVVVMTQLPFLATIVISFMDWQALRPNERGFAGLGNYAQVFTDAGLRSSVITTIVLTVVVVAVSLVLGLLIALLLDRKFFGRGAVRTLMIAPFLVVPVAAALLWKHAILNPSYGLINGTLTWVWGLFGARPPQIAWLTEFPLLSIELALIWQWTPFMMLILLAGLQSRPADAFEAAKMDGASPLQAFRYITLPHLRRYIELGATLGAIYIVQNFDAVFTMTSGALGTANLPYTIYQTFFVRQDYGLAAAQGVIVVIGTIIVATFALRSVSSLLKEDS; from the coding sequence ATGAGCGTCGACGAGACCACCGCGCGGCAGCGGACCGTGCTGCAGTCCCCCGCGCCCCAGCAGCAGCGCACCGCCTCGCGCAGGGCCGGGTGGGTGCGCCGCGCACCGCTCATGCCCGCGCTCGTCTTCGTCGTGGTCATGACGCAGCTGCCGTTCCTGGCGACCATCGTCATCTCGTTCATGGACTGGCAGGCGCTGCGCCCGAACGAGCGCGGCTTCGCCGGCCTCGGCAACTACGCCCAGGTCTTCACCGACGCGGGCCTGCGCTCGTCGGTCATCACGACGATCGTGCTGACCGTCGTCGTCGTGGCCGTCAGCCTGGTGCTCGGGCTGCTCATCGCCCTGCTGCTCGACCGCAAGTTCTTCGGCCGCGGCGCCGTCCGCACGTTGATGATCGCGCCCTTCCTCGTGGTGCCCGTCGCCGCGGCGCTGCTGTGGAAGCACGCGATCCTCAACCCCAGCTACGGCCTCATCAACGGCACGCTCACGTGGGTGTGGGGCCTGTTCGGCGCCCGCCCGCCGCAGATCGCGTGGCTGACGGAGTTCCCGCTGCTGTCGATCGAGCTGGCGCTCATCTGGCAGTGGACGCCGTTCATGATGCTGATCCTCCTGGCCGGCCTGCAGAGCCGACCGGCCGACGCCTTCGAGGCGGCCAAGATGGACGGAGCGAGCCCGCTGCAGGCGTTCCGCTACATCACGCTGCCGCACCTGCGCCGCTACATCGAGCTGGGCGCCACCCTCGGCGCCATCTACATCGTCCAGAACTTCGACGCCGTCTTCACGATGACCTCGGGCGCGCTCGGCACGGCCAACCTGCCGTACACGATCTACCAGACCTTCTTCGTCCGGCAGGACTACGGCCTCGCCGCCGCCCAGGGCGTCATCGTCGTCATCGGCACGATCATCGTGGCGACCTTCGCGCTGCGCTCCGTCTCGTCGCTGCTCAAGGAGGACAGCTGA
- a CDS encoding 5,10-methylenetetrahydrofolate reductase codes for MDLVEALRRGDGGFLLFGLTPPKASASGEDVARIADLTLERLRTADPDGVVLYDITDEGDRNDVERPFPFLPTVDPAQFLADHLRGWDKPAVVYRSVGKYPEAELRRWMRDQPADRVVSTLVGAASSASVGLTSLARAYDVQREEHPGLLAGGVVIPERHTNRGDEHVRMLDKQARGCAFFVSQVLYDANAAKTLVSDYRDGCDARGVAPRPLVFTVSVCGSTRTLDFLTWLGVQVPRWVRGDLLRAQDTLVASTEHAAAVAADVVAYCRRLDVPVGLAVESVSSRRTEIEAAVDLAADLRALLDG; via the coding sequence GTGGACCTGGTGGAGGCCCTGCGCCGGGGCGACGGCGGTTTCCTGCTCTTCGGCCTCACCCCGCCGAAGGCGTCCGCGTCCGGCGAGGACGTCGCGCGCATCGCCGACCTCACGCTCGAGCGGCTGCGCACGGCGGACCCCGACGGGGTCGTGCTCTACGACATCACCGACGAGGGCGACCGCAACGACGTCGAGCGGCCCTTCCCCTTCCTCCCGACGGTGGACCCGGCGCAGTTCCTCGCCGACCACCTGCGCGGGTGGGACAAGCCGGCGGTCGTCTACCGGTCCGTGGGCAAGTACCCGGAGGCCGAGCTGCGGCGCTGGATGCGCGACCAGCCCGCGGACCGCGTCGTCTCGACGCTCGTCGGGGCCGCGTCCAGCGCGTCGGTCGGCCTCACGTCGCTGGCCCGCGCGTACGACGTGCAGCGCGAGGAGCACCCGGGGCTGCTCGCGGGCGGCGTCGTCATCCCCGAGCGGCACACGAACCGCGGCGACGAGCACGTGCGGATGCTCGACAAGCAGGCGCGCGGCTGCGCCTTCTTCGTGAGCCAGGTGCTCTACGACGCCAACGCGGCCAAGACCCTCGTCTCGGACTACCGCGACGGGTGCGACGCCCGCGGGGTCGCGCCGCGGCCGCTCGTCTTCACCGTCTCGGTGTGCGGCTCGACGCGGACGCTCGACTTCCTCACGTGGCTGGGCGTCCAGGTGCCCCGCTGGGTGCGGGGGGACCTCCTGCGCGCCCAGGACACCCTCGTCGCGTCGACCGAGCACGCCGCCGCGGTCGCCGCGGACGTCGTCGCCTACTGCCGACGGCTCGACGTCCCCGTCGGCCTCGCCGTCGAGAGCGTCTCGAGCCGGCGCACCGAGATCGAGGCGGCCGTCGACCTCGCCGCCGACCTCCGCGCCCTGCTGGACGGCTGA
- the purD gene encoding phosphoribosylamine--glycine ligase: MRVLVVGSGAREHALAVALGADDDVEEVLVAPGGPGMTDVAEVLAVDPLDGAAVAALATARDVDLVVVGPEAPLVAGVADAVRAAGVDCFGPSAAAARLEGSKAFAKEVMAAAGVPTAMAHVCTDLDQVAAALDAFGAPHVVKDDGLAAGKGVVVTDDRDAALAHARACLEGDAAGAAGARAVVVEDFLDGPEVSLFVLCDGTDVVPLVPAQDFKRLRDGDDGPNTGGMGAYSPLPWAPEGLVDEVLGRVARPVVAEMARRGTPFAGVLYCGLALTSRGVRVVEFNVRFGDPETQVVLPRLRTPLGGVLRAAARGRLAELDPLVWSPGSAVVVVLAAAGYPDAPRRGDVVGGLAEASAVPGAAVLHAGTAAREDGELVTAGGRVLSLVGVGPDAHEARETAYAALAAVSLEGGQARTDIAAAVAGEGA, translated from the coding sequence GTGCGCGTCCTCGTGGTCGGGTCCGGTGCTCGTGAGCACGCCCTCGCCGTCGCCCTCGGGGCCGACGACGACGTCGAGGAGGTGCTCGTGGCCCCCGGTGGCCCGGGCATGACCGACGTCGCCGAGGTCCTCGCGGTCGACCCGCTGGACGGGGCCGCCGTGGCGGCGCTCGCCACGGCCCGGGACGTCGACCTCGTCGTGGTGGGCCCGGAGGCACCGCTCGTCGCGGGGGTGGCGGACGCCGTGCGCGCGGCGGGCGTGGACTGCTTCGGCCCCTCGGCGGCGGCGGCGCGGCTCGAGGGCAGCAAGGCCTTCGCCAAGGAGGTCATGGCGGCCGCCGGCGTCCCGACGGCCATGGCGCACGTGTGCACCGACCTCGACCAGGTGGCGGCGGCCCTCGACGCCTTCGGCGCCCCCCACGTCGTCAAGGACGACGGCCTGGCCGCCGGCAAGGGCGTCGTCGTCACCGACGACCGCGACGCGGCGCTCGCCCACGCGCGCGCCTGCCTCGAGGGCGACGCCGCCGGCGCCGCGGGGGCCCGCGCCGTCGTCGTGGAGGACTTCCTCGACGGCCCCGAGGTCTCCCTCTTCGTCCTCTGCGACGGCACCGACGTCGTCCCGCTCGTCCCGGCGCAAGACTTCAAGCGCCTGCGCGACGGGGACGACGGTCCCAACACGGGGGGGATGGGTGCCTACTCGCCGCTGCCGTGGGCGCCGGAGGGTCTCGTCGACGAGGTGCTCGGGCGGGTCGCGCGGCCGGTCGTCGCCGAGATGGCCCGCCGCGGCACCCCTTTCGCCGGCGTCCTCTACTGCGGGCTCGCCCTCACCTCGCGCGGCGTGCGCGTCGTCGAGTTCAACGTCCGCTTCGGCGACCCGGAGACGCAGGTCGTGCTGCCGCGGCTGCGCACGCCCCTCGGCGGGGTGCTGCGGGCGGCCGCGCGCGGACGGCTCGCCGAGCTCGACCCGCTCGTGTGGTCCCCGGGCAGCGCCGTCGTCGTCGTCCTCGCGGCCGCCGGCTACCCGGACGCCCCCCGGCGGGGCGACGTCGTCGGCGGCCTCGCCGAGGCCTCCGCCGTCCCGGGCGCCGCGGTGCTGCACGCCGGCACGGCGGCCCGCGAGGACGGGGAGCTCGTGACGGCCGGGGGCCGGGTGCTCTCGCTCGTCGGCGTCGGGCCGGACGCGCACGAGGCCCGCGAGACCGCCTACGCCGCGCTCGCCGCCGTCTCGCTGGAGGGCGGGCAGGCCCGCACGGACATCGCCGCCGCGGTCGCGGGGGAGGGGGCGTGA
- a CDS encoding ABC transporter substrate-binding protein: MSARRRAPIALATLTTVALATSACGGAGGGAGGGGGGQDGDAQSISVIMVNNPQMEDLQELTADNFTAETGITVNFVVQPENEVRAQIAQDFAAQAGQYDVATISNYEVPFFSTNEWLAPLTEYAEGDTEFNQADILQPIADGLTVDGEIYAEPFYGESSFLMYRTDLFDQAGLTMPENPTWQEVAALAEQIDDPSGTRGICLRGLPGWGQVFAPLTTVVNTFGGTWFDEDWTPQVNSPEFVEATQFYVDLVQQHGETGAAQAGFTECLNAMTQGGTAMWYDATSAAGSLEAEGSPVAGNIGYAPAPVVETDSSGWLYSWAWGVQAASEKKDAAWEFVSWASSQEYEELVGEELGWSRVPAGKRSSTYENDQYLEVAGAFAEATEAAISSADPNNPGVQPRPAPGIQFVAIPEFADLATGISEGISSNIAGQGTVQETLDAGQTDAEAVAENYQE, from the coding sequence ATGAGCGCACGACGACGTGCTCCGATCGCCCTCGCCACCCTCACGACGGTCGCCCTCGCCACGTCGGCGTGCGGCGGCGCCGGTGGTGGCGCCGGCGGCGGTGGCGGCGGCCAGGACGGCGACGCCCAGAGCATCTCCGTGATCATGGTGAACAACCCCCAGATGGAGGACCTGCAGGAGCTCACGGCGGACAACTTCACCGCCGAGACCGGCATCACGGTCAACTTCGTCGTCCAGCCGGAGAACGAGGTCCGCGCCCAGATCGCGCAGGACTTCGCCGCGCAGGCGGGCCAGTACGACGTCGCCACGATCAGCAACTACGAGGTGCCGTTCTTCTCGACGAACGAGTGGCTCGCACCGCTCACCGAGTACGCCGAGGGCGACACGGAGTTCAACCAGGCGGACATCCTCCAGCCCATCGCCGACGGCCTCACCGTCGACGGCGAGATCTACGCCGAGCCCTTCTACGGCGAGTCCTCCTTCCTCATGTACCGCACCGACCTCTTCGACCAGGCCGGCCTCACCATGCCGGAGAACCCCACCTGGCAGGAGGTCGCGGCCCTCGCCGAGCAGATCGACGACCCGAGCGGCACCCGCGGCATCTGCCTGCGCGGCCTCCCGGGCTGGGGCCAGGTCTTCGCCCCGCTGACGACCGTCGTCAACACCTTCGGCGGCACGTGGTTCGACGAGGACTGGACCCCGCAGGTCAACTCGCCCGAGTTCGTCGAGGCGACGCAGTTCTACGTCGACCTGGTCCAGCAGCACGGCGAGACGGGTGCGGCCCAGGCGGGCTTCACCGAGTGCCTCAACGCCATGACCCAGGGCGGCACGGCCATGTGGTACGACGCGACGTCGGCCGCCGGCTCCCTCGAGGCCGAGGGCTCGCCCGTCGCCGGCAACATCGGCTACGCGCCGGCGCCGGTCGTCGAGACCGACTCCTCCGGCTGGCTGTACAGCTGGGCGTGGGGCGTCCAGGCCGCGTCCGAGAAGAAGGACGCCGCGTGGGAGTTCGTCTCCTGGGCCTCCAGCCAGGAGTACGAGGAGCTCGTCGGCGAGGAGCTCGGCTGGTCCCGCGTGCCGGCCGGCAAGCGCAGCTCGACCTACGAGAACGACCAGTACCTCGAGGTCGCGGGCGCCTTCGCCGAGGCCACCGAGGCGGCCATCTCCTCGGCCGACCCGAACAACCCGGGCGTGCAGCCGCGCCCGGCCCCCGGCATCCAGTTCGTCGCCATCCCCGAGTTCGCCGACCTCGCCACCGGCATCTCCGAGGGCATCAGCTCGAACATCGCCGGGCAGGGCACCGTCCAGGAGACGCTCGACGCCGGCCAGACCGACGCCGAGGCCGTCGCGGAGAACTACCAGGAGTGA
- the ilvA gene encoding threonine ammonia-lyase IlvA translates to MDAPTPTTAVPASSRASGPAADVGVVTADVVEEAARRLAGVVRTTPLQHSARLSAATGAHVSLKREDLTSVRSYKVRGAYNLIAQLSADELARGVVCASAGNHGQGVAAACRELGVRGRVMVPRTTPRQKRERIAALGGDVCEVVVVGDVYDDAVTATREEAGRTGAVVVPAFDDPRTVAGQGTVACEVAEQHLALTGRVPDVVVVPVGGGGLLAGTGTWFAARHPGTRLVGVEPAGAASMAAALAAGRPVPLREVETFVDGAAVRTAGHVTLPLVRDSGAELVAVAEGRVCTEMLALYQVDGIIAEPAGALASAALGDVVLVEPGQDVVCVLSGGNNDVSRYGEVVERSLVHEGLKHYFLVQFAQEPGALRTFLDEVLGPDDDITRFEYLKRNNRETGPALIGLEIARPGDLAPLLARMTASGLDVERLEPGSPAFQYLL, encoded by the coding sequence ATCGACGCTCCGACGCCCACGACGGCGGTCCCCGCGTCCTCGCGCGCCAGCGGCCCGGCCGCCGACGTCGGCGTCGTCACCGCCGACGTCGTCGAGGAGGCCGCGCGGCGGCTGGCCGGGGTCGTGCGCACGACGCCGCTGCAGCACTCGGCGCGCCTGTCCGCGGCCACGGGCGCGCACGTCTCCCTCAAGCGCGAGGACCTCACCTCGGTGCGGTCCTACAAGGTCCGTGGGGCCTACAACCTCATCGCCCAGCTGTCGGCGGACGAGCTCGCGCGCGGCGTCGTGTGCGCCAGCGCCGGCAACCACGGCCAGGGCGTCGCGGCGGCCTGCCGCGAGCTCGGCGTCCGGGGCCGCGTCATGGTGCCGCGGACGACGCCGCGCCAGAAGCGCGAGCGGATCGCCGCCCTCGGCGGGGACGTCTGCGAGGTCGTCGTCGTCGGCGACGTCTACGACGACGCCGTGACGGCCACCCGCGAGGAGGCCGGGCGCACGGGCGCCGTCGTCGTCCCCGCCTTCGACGACCCCCGCACCGTCGCGGGCCAGGGGACGGTGGCCTGCGAGGTCGCCGAGCAGCACCTGGCCCTGACGGGGCGGGTCCCCGACGTCGTCGTCGTGCCCGTCGGGGGCGGGGGGCTCCTCGCCGGCACCGGCACGTGGTTCGCCGCGCGCCACCCCGGCACCCGCCTCGTCGGCGTCGAGCCGGCCGGGGCCGCGTCCATGGCCGCGGCGCTCGCCGCCGGCCGGCCCGTGCCGCTCCGCGAGGTCGAGACCTTCGTCGACGGCGCCGCCGTCCGCACCGCCGGGCACGTCACGCTGCCGCTGGTCCGGGACAGCGGGGCCGAGCTCGTCGCGGTCGCCGAGGGGCGGGTCTGCACGGAGATGCTCGCGCTCTACCAGGTGGACGGCATCATCGCCGAGCCCGCGGGGGCCCTCGCCTCGGCGGCGCTGGGCGACGTCGTTCTCGTCGAGCCGGGCCAGGACGTCGTCTGCGTGCTCTCCGGCGGCAACAACGACGTGAGCCGCTACGGCGAGGTCGTCGAGCGCTCGCTCGTCCACGAGGGGCTCAAGCACTACTTCCTCGTGCAGTTCGCCCAGGAGCCCGGCGCCCTGCGCACCTTCCTCGACGAGGTCCTCGGCCCCGACGACGACATCACCCGCTTCGAGTACCTCAAGCGCAACAACCGCGAGACCGGGCCGGCCCTCATCGGCCTCGAGATCGCGCGCCCCGGGGACCTCGCGCCGCTGCTGGCGCGGATGACGGCCTCGGGCCTCGACGTCGAGCGGCTCGAGCCGGGCAGCCCCGCCTTCCAGTACCTGCTCTGA